From the Streptomyces sp. SN-593 genome, the window GGACGCCGCCGCCGCGGACCTCGGCGTGCACCGGCACACCCTGCGGTACCGCATGCGGAGGGTCGAGGAGATCCTCGGGCGCTCCCTGGACGACCCGGACGTGCGCATGGAGCTGTGGCTCGCCCTCAAGACGGAGCAGTGAGACGGATCAGTGAGACGGAGCGGTGCGGGGGCGCCCCGGACCTTCCGGGGCGCCGGTGCCCGGTCCCCCAACCGACCGGGCACCCGGTGGGCGGCGGAGGTTCCACCGCGCGCTCGGCGGGCACGCCCCCCACTCCGGGGGTGATCGGGCGGTCCGGCGCGGGTCGCTGGCCAATCCGTAGCGGAGGACGGCGGTCGTGCTCCACCGCGGACAACAAAGCGCCCCGCACCTGCGAACTAGCGTGGGGCCCATGACGACCATAGACACAGCGCCGCACGCGTTCTGGCTCGCCGGCCGCCCGGTCCGCGGCGCGCAGGAGTTCGACGTGACCAGCTCGTGGGACGGCGGCCTGGTCGGCCGGGTCTCGGTCCCCGACGAGGAGCAGGTCGAGCAGGCCGTCGCGGCGGCGGCCGCGGCCACCGACGCGTTCGCGGCGACCCCCGCCCACGTGCGCGCCGCGGCGCTCGACCACGTGGCGAAGCGGCTCGCGGAGCGCGCCGGGGAACTGGCCGCGCTGATCACCGCGGAGAACGGCAAGCCGTTGAAGTGGGCACGCGGCGAGGTCGGCCGCGCGGTGTCGGTGTTCCGGCTCGCCGCCGAGGAGGCTCGGCGCTTCAACAGCGGCGAGGCGCAGCGCCTGGACACCGACCCGGGCGGCGTCGGCCGGCTGGCGCTGACCCGCCGCTTCCCGCGCGGCCCGGTGCTGGGCATCGCGCCGTTCAACTTCCCGCTGAACCTGGTCGCGCACAAGGTCGCCCCGGCGATCGCGGTCGGCGCGCCCATCATCCTCAAGCCCGCGCCGGCCACCCCGCTGTCCGCGCTGGTGCTCGGCGAGCTGCTGGCCGAGACCGAGGGGCTGCCGGAGGGCGCCTGGAGCGTGCTGCCGGTGCCGAACGACCGGATGCCCGAGCTGGTGCGCGACCCGCGGCTGCCGGTGATCTCGTTCACCGGGTCGGACACCGTCGGCTACCAGATCGCGGACTCGGTGCCGCGCAAGCACGTCACGCTGGAGCTGGGCGGGAACGCCGCGGCCGTGGTGCTCGCGGACTGGTCGAGCGAGGAGGACCTGGAGTGGGCGGCGACCCGGATCGCCACCTTCGCCAACTACCAGGCGGGCCAGTCCTGCATCTCGGTGCAGCGGGTCATCGCCGACGCCTCGGTGTACGACGCGCTCGCCGAGAAGGTCGTCGCCAAGGTGCGCGCCCAGGTCACCGGCGACCCGACCGACGAGGCCACCGACGTCGGCCCGCTGGTCAGCGAGGCGGCCGCGGAGCGCGTGGAGCAGTGGGTGGACGACGCCGTCGCCAAGGGCGCGAAGCTGCTCACCGGCGGCACCCGGGAGGGCGCGGCGTACGCGCCGACGGTGCTCGCCGAGCTGCCCGCCGACGCGGTGCTGGCCACCGCGGAGGCGTTCGGGCCGGTGCTGTCGCTGCACCGCGCCGACGGCGT encodes:
- a CDS encoding aldehyde dehydrogenase family protein, with the translated sequence MTTIDTAPHAFWLAGRPVRGAQEFDVTSSWDGGLVGRVSVPDEEQVEQAVAAAAAATDAFAATPAHVRAAALDHVAKRLAERAGELAALITAENGKPLKWARGEVGRAVSVFRLAAEEARRFNSGEAQRLDTDPGGVGRLALTRRFPRGPVLGIAPFNFPLNLVAHKVAPAIAVGAPIILKPAPATPLSALVLGELLAETEGLPEGAWSVLPVPNDRMPELVRDPRLPVISFTGSDTVGYQIADSVPRKHVTLELGGNAAAVVLADWSSEEDLEWAATRIATFANYQAGQSCISVQRVIADASVYDALAEKVVAKVRAQVTGDPTDEATDVGPLVSEAAAERVEQWVDDAVAKGAKLLTGGTREGAAYAPTVLAELPADAVLATAEAFGPVLSLHRADGVAEAFAAVNDSRFGLQTGVFTHDLQTAFRAHRELEVGGVIIGDAPSYRADQMPYGGVKDSGQGREGVKFAMDDYTYERVLVLTGLDL